A genome region from Bacteroidota bacterium includes the following:
- a CDS encoding SpoIIE family protein phosphatase translates to MNPYSRFKNWIIGDALASTQDPFEKVRIDVLFSFALFFFFANLPYVIITFSMSLFHLCVGLFSSLALLCVIMVMRIGKTIKPATILYVSVHSFLNIFHLTINNGDINGQGMLFMILIIIFSFLMLDRMWGWIFTCFIGTLLTVGAYNVSHNHSLFLVPEKYHDPVVTQGMTFLILLPLLINAYLASKFVKAKQSAEKQIHDQKIQLEVNNKILALKNEDVLSSIAYAKKIQYAVLPNEENIYRSIPLSFIVYHPRDIVSGDFFWFHEIDRDNYILACADCTGHGVPGAFMTVIGSNALTQIITENRITSPSEILSQLDDRVTSTLKQERSHYGLIQDGMDISLVKVNKAKKEFVFTSAKRPAIFIHENEMRELKGSKNSIGGLRSEKKSFREITVSYEEDDMLYLFTDGVVDQFGGPSNKKFTSKRLRELLMNVHALPVAEQKTKISAIIEEWKNNNEQTDDVCLIGIRF, encoded by the coding sequence GTGAATCCTTACTCCCGTTTTAAAAATTGGATCATCGGCGATGCACTTGCGTCCACGCAGGATCCTTTCGAAAAAGTGCGGATAGATGTGTTGTTCAGTTTCGCTTTGTTTTTTTTCTTCGCGAATCTTCCGTACGTGATCATCACTTTTTCGATGTCGCTGTTTCATCTCTGCGTCGGGCTTTTCTCGAGTCTCGCTTTGCTTTGCGTGATCATGGTAATGCGGATCGGTAAAACGATAAAGCCGGCAACTATTCTATACGTTTCTGTTCACTCCTTCTTGAATATTTTTCATTTGACGATCAACAATGGCGACATCAACGGGCAGGGAATGTTGTTCATGATTCTGATTATTATTTTCAGTTTTCTCATGCTCGACAGAATGTGGGGCTGGATCTTTACCTGTTTCATAGGAACGCTTTTGACTGTTGGCGCTTACAATGTGAGCCACAACCATTCTCTTTTTTTAGTTCCGGAAAAATATCATGACCCGGTCGTAACGCAGGGAATGACTTTCCTCATTCTTCTCCCGCTGCTGATCAACGCTTATCTCGCTTCCAAATTCGTGAAAGCGAAACAGTCTGCGGAAAAACAAATTCATGATCAGAAGATACAACTCGAAGTGAATAATAAAATTCTTGCGCTGAAAAATGAAGATGTGCTCTCAAGTATCGCCTACGCAAAAAAAATTCAGTACGCCGTTCTTCCCAATGAAGAAAATATTTACCGGAGCATTCCGCTTTCGTTCATTGTTTATCATCCACGCGATATTGTGAGCGGCGATTTTTTCTGGTTCCACGAAATTGACCGCGACAATTATATTCTCGCCTGCGCCGACTGCACCGGCCACGGAGTTCCGGGCGCATTCATGACGGTGATCGGCAGCAACGCATTAACGCAAATTATTACGGAGAACAGAATTACTTCGCCTTCAGAAATCCTTTCACAACTTGACGATCGTGTTACTTCAACACTGAAACAGGAACGCTCGCATTACGGGCTCATCCAGGACGGAATGGATATTTCTCTGGTGAAAGTGAATAAAGCAAAAAAAGAATTTGTGTTCACCAGCGCGAAACGTCCGGCAATTTTCATTCATGAAAATGAGATGCGTGAATTGAAAGGAAGCAAAAATTCCATTGGTGGATTACGTTCAGAAAAAAAATCATTCCGGGAGATCACCGTTTCTTACGAAGAAGATGACATGCTTTACCTTTTTACCGATGGCGTTGTCGACCAGTTCGGCGGGCCTTCGAATAAAAAATTCACTTCGAAACGACTGAGAGAATTATTGATGAATGTTCATGCTCTCCCTGTTGCAGAACAAAAAACAAAGATCAGCGCCATTATTGAAGAATGGAAAAACAATAATGAACAAACAGATGATGTGTGTTTGATCGGAATTCGCTTCTGA
- a CDS encoding cytidine deaminase codes for MRKIEIPVTICEYENENELPPSDLGLLKEARLGGEFAYAPYSEFHVGAALRLSNGKIIRANNQENVAYPSGLCAERVAIFFASANHPGETIESIAISCSSEKTGSDKPFSPCGACRQVLAEYEQKQHSPIKIILGGKTGKILISESVKNLLPLVFEADELKK; via the coding sequence ATGCGAAAAATTGAAATTCCCGTTACGATCTGCGAATATGAAAATGAGAATGAATTGCCGCCTTCCGATCTCGGCCTGTTGAAAGAAGCACGTCTCGGTGGAGAATTTGCTTATGCACCCTATTCTGAATTTCATGTAGGAGCAGCATTGCGATTATCAAACGGGAAAATTATCCGCGCTAATAACCAGGAGAATGTGGCGTATCCTTCGGGCTTGTGCGCAGAACGTGTGGCGATATTTTTTGCGTCTGCAAATCATCCCGGTGAAACGATCGAAAGTATTGCGATAAGTTGTTCCTCTGAAAAAACAGGATCCGACAAACCATTTTCTCCGTGCGGCGCGTGCAGACAAGTTCTCGCGGAATACGAGCAGAAACAACATTCACCTATAAAAATCATTCTCGGCGGCAAGACTGGAAAAATTCTCATTTCGGAAAGTGTGAAGAATTTGTTGCCGCTGGTGTTTGAGGCAGATGAACTGAAAAAGTAA
- a CDS encoding DUF2723 domain-containing protein, with the protein MTFLPVYLRLTMNNDFRKLNTRIGWGVFFLSAIVYLKCIEPTASFWDCGEYIACSHGIETGHPPGAPLFLLIAKFFSLFSFGKKELVAPLINGMSAIASAFTILFLFWSITHLAKKIMLKSDEDRASNKKWIVLIAGIIGALSYAFTDSFWFSAEEGEVYALSSFFTAIVFWAMLKWEEQADDSHSKRWLIFIAYMIGLSVGVHLLNLLTIPALVFIYYFRRAEKIKISHLLVVSVIAVVLLGFVQDMLIPGVIDLAGKTELLFVNKFHFRFNSGTYFYFSFLVLFIGAGIYLTRRKIYFPFFILFGLTGISLVMYGLYQAFFAHAPLAAVMRNSTLGLISLACIVLSTEKQVHRLNTVFWCFAMLLIGYSSFFVLAIRAQAGTPINEDAPKNSISMLSYLNREQYGDWPLMYGPYYNSPLDANHPTLDGDPTYVRSDAAKKYIVSNTKTGTVENYDSRGCTLFPRMYSSGYTEGYKSWVNIKGYPVEFKRKSGSTVTISIPTFGENFQYFITYQCGWMYARYFAWNFIGRQNDLLGYGNESEGNVLTGFPVLDDMRLGDQKLIPDFQKKNKSRNKYFGIPLLLGIFGFFWHLKNSKRDTLVITLLFLFTGLAIVFYLNQTPWQPRERDYAYVGSFYAFAVWIGFGFISFYEFFLTKLAVKTSLIAAVVVSALSPIILFTQNIDDHNRSGRTVAVDLATNFLNSCEKNAILFTYADNDTFPLWYAQEVLGVRRDVRIVCLNLFRSDWYIDQMKQKNYTSDPLPITLTHWQYREGMLDYLNVFNDVTDTMDLNYVVNFLKSDKFDDKYISSSGDTLNYIAGRNMSLAVNKKNILAKDAHFSLGEQDIADTIYFRLRGDYLSKDQTMILDILAHNDWKRPVYFAVNMPVSSYDGLDDYLRLEGMAYRLVPQKNKRESGSLQQRPQVLLDKSYNMVMNDFRFGGLRDPKVLGDETVSRMFSDPVRTCCAQLATALLEAGEKKKALDVVRKCTTEIPANQSPPDNNWIEMINVAWKAGDGKLATDLSRVVFEHYYATVRWFMTMPREQQSLEEMKEYLFAVTEMASEAGNEQLTEEFLNKMQTAGIELPAQDTTQ; encoded by the coding sequence GTGACCTTCCTTCCTGTATATTTGCGGCTCACGATGAATAACGATTTCCGCAAACTCAATACCCGCATTGGCTGGGGAGTTTTTTTTCTTTCCGCAATTGTTTACCTCAAATGTATAGAGCCCACCGCCAGTTTCTGGGATTGCGGGGAATACATTGCCTGTTCACATGGAATTGAAACAGGGCATCCGCCGGGTGCGCCGCTCTTCCTGCTCATCGCAAAATTCTTTTCACTTTTCTCTTTTGGAAAAAAAGAACTCGTTGCGCCGCTCATCAACGGCATGAGTGCGATCGCGAGTGCGTTCACTATTTTATTTCTCTTCTGGAGCATTACGCATCTCGCAAAAAAAATAATGCTGAAGAGCGACGAAGATCGAGCTTCCAATAAAAAATGGATCGTTCTCATTGCCGGTATCATTGGCGCACTCTCCTACGCTTTCACCGATTCGTTCTGGTTCTCCGCGGAAGAAGGAGAAGTGTACGCACTCTCCTCTTTTTTTACGGCAATAGTTTTCTGGGCGATGCTCAAATGGGAAGAGCAGGCCGATGATTCGCATTCGAAGCGCTGGCTCATTTTCATTGCATACATGATCGGGCTCTCGGTGGGTGTTCACCTGCTGAATCTTCTTACGATCCCCGCTCTTGTTTTCATTTATTATTTCCGGCGTGCAGAAAAAATAAAAATCAGTCATCTTCTTGTTGTATCAGTGATCGCCGTGGTACTTCTCGGTTTTGTGCAGGATATGCTTATTCCGGGCGTCATCGATCTCGCAGGAAAAACAGAATTGCTGTTCGTGAATAAATTTCATTTCCGTTTTAACTCCGGTACTTATTTTTATTTTTCTTTTCTTGTTCTTTTCATTGGCGCGGGAATTTATCTCACACGAAGGAAAATATATTTCCCTTTCTTTATTCTTTTCGGCCTCACCGGAATTTCATTGGTGATGTACGGACTCTACCAGGCATTTTTTGCTCACGCGCCTTTGGCAGCAGTGATGAGAAACAGCACACTCGGACTCATCTCGCTCGCGTGCATTGTTCTCTCCACGGAAAAACAAGTGCATCGCCTGAACACGGTGTTCTGGTGTTTTGCGATGTTGCTCATTGGCTACAGTTCATTTTTTGTACTTGCAATACGCGCGCAGGCAGGAACGCCGATCAATGAGGATGCGCCGAAAAATTCTATTTCCATGCTTTCTTATCTCAACCGCGAACAATATGGCGACTGGCCGCTGATGTACGGGCCTTATTATAATTCTCCGCTCGATGCAAATCACCCCACTCTTGATGGTGATCCGACGTACGTGAGAAGTGATGCCGCAAAAAAATATATTGTGAGTAACACAAAAACAGGAACGGTTGAGAATTATGATTCGCGCGGCTGCACACTTTTTCCACGCATGTACAGTTCCGGCTATACCGAAGGATATAAATCATGGGTGAACATCAAAGGATATCCCGTGGAATTCAAAAGAAAATCGGGATCGACCGTTACTATTTCCATTCCGACGTTCGGGGAAAATTTCCAGTACTTCATCACGTACCAGTGCGGGTGGATGTATGCTCGTTACTTCGCGTGGAATTTCATTGGCAGGCAGAATGATCTTCTCGGTTACGGAAATGAATCGGAGGGAAATGTACTCACCGGTTTTCCAGTGCTGGATGACATGCGCCTCGGCGATCAGAAACTTATTCCCGATTTTCAGAAAAAAAATAAATCGAGAAATAAATATTTCGGAATTCCGCTGCTGCTCGGGATTTTCGGATTTTTCTGGCACCTGAAAAATTCGAAACGCGATACGCTCGTGATTACTTTGCTTTTTCTTTTCACCGGGCTCGCCATTGTCTTTTACCTAAACCAGACTCCGTGGCAACCGCGCGAGCGCGACTACGCCTACGTGGGATCCTTCTATGCATTTGCCGTGTGGATAGGATTCGGTTTTATTTCTTTCTATGAATTTTTCCTCACAAAACTCGCTGTGAAAACTTCACTTATCGCTGCAGTTGTGGTGAGCGCTTTATCGCCCATTATTCTTTTCACTCAGAATATAGATGATCATAACCGCTCGGGAAGAACTGTCGCTGTTGACCTCGCAACAAATTTTTTGAATTCCTGCGAGAAGAATGCGATCCTTTTCACTTACGCCGACAACGATACGTTTCCGCTCTGGTACGCGCAGGAAGTGCTGGGTGTGCGCAGAGATGTGCGCATTGTTTGTCTCAATCTTTTCCGGAGCGACTGGTACATTGACCAGATGAAACAGAAAAATTACACTTCAGACCCGCTGCCCATCACGCTTACGCACTGGCAATACCGCGAAGGCATGCTCGATTACCTGAATGTGTTCAATGATGTGACCGACACGATGGATCTGAATTACGTGGTGAATTTTCTGAAGAGCGATAAGTTCGATGACAAATACATCAGCAGTTCCGGTGATACGCTGAATTATATTGCAGGAAGAAATATGAGTTTAGCAGTGAATAAAAAAAATATACTGGCGAAAGACGCGCATTTCTCATTGGGAGAACAGGATATTGCTGATACGATCTACTTCCGTTTGCGTGGTGATTATCTTTCGAAAGATCAGACGATGATCCTCGACATTCTTGCGCACAACGACTGGAAACGTCCTGTTTATTTTGCAGTGAATATGCCGGTGAGCAGTTATGACGGGCTTGATGATTACCTGCGTCTCGAAGGAATGGCTTATCGTCTCGTTCCACAAAAAAATAAAAGAGAAAGCGGAAGTCTCCAGCAGCGGCCACAGGTTCTGCTCGACAAAAGTTATAACATGGTGATGAATGATTTCCGTTTCGGCGGATTGCGCGATCCGAAAGTACTCGGTGATGAAACGGTGTCCCGGATGTTCAGCGACCCGGTGAGAACATGTTGCGCACAACTTGCCACAGCGCTGCTCGAAGCAGGAGAAAAAAAGAAAGCGCTCGATGTGGTAAGGAAATGCACTACTGAAATTCCTGCGAACCAGTCGCCACCGGATAACAACTGGATAGAAATGATAAATGTTGCGTGGAAAGCCGGTGATGGAAAACTGGCGACCGATCTTTCGAGGGTTGTGTTTGAGCACTACTACGCCACTGTGCGCTGGTTTATGACCATGCCCCGCGAACAACAAAGCTTAGAGGAGATGAAAGAATATCTTTTCGCCGTTACAGAAATGGCATCGGAAGCAGGTAACGAACAACTCACGGAAGAATTCCTGAATAAAATGCAGACAGCAGGAATTGAATTGCCGGCGCAGGATACCACTCAATAG
- a CDS encoding pyruvate dehydrogenase complex dihydrolipoamide acetyltransferase, whose protein sequence is MAEVIRMPKLSDTMTEGVVANWNKKVGDTVKRGEILAEIETDKATMEFESFFNGTLLYIGIEKGKGAPVDAIIAIIGEKGEDVNAILAAEKNKVPEKKEEKVSEKKIETVVAKKEVAKQAPKKITVHSEENGNRIIASPLAKKLADEKGIDIFYVKGSGDHGRVIKRDIDYWNPSKMPPVMEYDISVNKAGEYTDEPVSQMRKIIAKRLSESKFSAPHFYLTMEIDMMNAVSVREKLNAKGETKISFNDMVIRAVAQSLKSHPKVNSSWYGDRIRFNHEINIGVAVAVEEGLLVPVVRNADKKSYAEIGAEVKVFAQKAKDKKLQPTDWEGNTFTISNLGMFGIDEFTAIINPPDSCILAVGGIKDTPVVKDGKIVAGKIMKVTMSCDHRVVDGVTGSAFLQTLKKVLENPASQA, encoded by the coding sequence ATGGCAGAGGTAATTAGAATGCCGAAACTCAGCGACACCATGACAGAAGGCGTCGTCGCGAATTGGAATAAAAAAGTTGGTGACACGGTGAAGCGCGGAGAAATTTTAGCGGAGATTGAAACCGATAAAGCGACGATGGAATTTGAATCTTTTTTCAATGGAACACTTTTGTATATCGGAATTGAAAAAGGAAAAGGTGCCCCGGTCGATGCGATCATTGCGATTATTGGAGAAAAGGGCGAAGATGTGAATGCAATTCTTGCTGCTGAAAAAAATAAAGTTCCCGAGAAGAAAGAAGAAAAAGTTTCAGAAAAGAAAATCGAAACTGTTGTTGCGAAAAAAGAAGTTGCAAAACAAGCCCCGAAAAAAATAACCGTTCACTCAGAAGAAAATGGCAACAGAATAATAGCATCGCCGCTTGCAAAAAAACTGGCTGACGAAAAAGGAATTGATATTTTTTATGTAAAGGGCAGCGGCGATCACGGCCGCGTTATCAAACGCGATATCGATTACTGGAATCCGTCGAAAATGCCGCCGGTAATGGAATATGATATTTCTGTGAACAAAGCGGGAGAGTACACGGATGAGCCCGTTTCTCAAATGAGAAAAATAATTGCGAAACGATTATCGGAAAGTAAATTCTCTGCGCCGCATTTTTATCTCACCATGGAAATTGACATGATGAATGCGGTGAGTGTGCGTGAAAAATTAAATGCAAAAGGAGAAACAAAAATTTCTTTTAATGATATGGTCATTCGTGCGGTGGCACAATCGCTGAAGTCGCATCCCAAAGTGAATTCATCGTGGTACGGCGATCGCATCCGCTTCAATCATGAAATAAATATCGGTGTGGCTGTTGCAGTGGAAGAAGGACTGCTCGTTCCTGTTGTACGCAACGCCGATAAAAAATCTTACGCGGAGATTGGCGCAGAAGTGAAAGTTTTTGCGCAGAAAGCAAAAGATAAAAAATTGCAACCCACCGACTGGGAAGGAAATACATTCACAATTTCAAATCTCGGAATGTTCGGCATTGACGAATTCACAGCGATCATCAATCCGCCCGATTCCTGCATTCTTGCAGTGGGAGGAATAAAAGATACTCCTGTTGTGAAAGACGGAAAAATTGTTGCCGGAAAAATTATGAAAGTAACAATGAGTTGTGATCATCGTGTGGTGGATGGTGTAACGGGTTCTGCGTTTTTGCAGACGTTGAAAAAGGTGTTGGAGAATCCGGCTTCGCAGGCGTGA
- the pdhA gene encoding pyruvate dehydrogenase (acetyl-transferring) E1 component subunit alpha, producing MAIKTENSALKTKTSFSKEQYASWYELMLLMRRFEEKAGELYIAQKIRGFCHLYIGQEALVAGAESAITKNDRVITAYRDHAHPIGRGMHPKFVMAELFGKITGCSKGKGGSMHMFSKEFNFFGGHGIVGGQIPLGAGIAFADQYNGNKNITLCYMGDGAVRQGALHETFNMAMLWKLPVIFIIENNNYAMGTSVERTSNVHELYKLGHAYEMPSFQVDGMRCETVHDAISSAAENARKGNGPTLLEIKTYRYRGHSMSDPAKYRTKEEVECYKEQDPIEQCIRVMKENNWIDDAGIEKMEAKIDAIVQESVKFAEESPFPDASELYNDIYKEPDYPFITD from the coding sequence ATGGCCATTAAAACCGAGAACTCCGCTCTTAAAACAAAAACTTCTTTCAGCAAAGAGCAATATGCTTCGTGGTATGAATTGATGTTGCTCATGCGCCGTTTCGAGGAAAAAGCCGGGGAACTTTACATCGCGCAGAAAATCCGCGGATTCTGCCACCTCTATATCGGGCAGGAAGCACTCGTTGCGGGAGCAGAAAGTGCGATCACAAAAAATGATCGCGTCATCACCGCGTATCGCGATCACGCACACCCGATCGGGCGCGGAATGCATCCGAAATTTGTGATGGCGGAATTGTTCGGAAAAATTACCGGTTGCTCCAAAGGAAAAGGCGGATCGATGCACATGTTCTCGAAAGAATTTAATTTTTTCGGTGGACACGGAATTGTTGGTGGGCAAATTCCACTTGGTGCAGGAATTGCTTTTGCAGATCAGTACAACGGAAATAAAAATATTACGCTGTGTTATATGGGCGATGGCGCCGTTCGCCAGGGTGCATTGCACGAGACATTCAACATGGCGATGCTCTGGAAACTTCCCGTCATTTTTATTATTGAAAATAATAATTACGCGATGGGAACTTCGGTCGAGCGCACGAGTAACGTACACGAATTGTACAAGCTCGGTCACGCATACGAGATGCCATCTTTTCAAGTGGACGGAATGCGTTGCGAAACGGTACACGATGCAATTTCTTCAGCAGCAGAAAACGCGCGCAAAGGAAATGGCCCGACACTTCTTGAAATAAAAACATATCGTTACCGCGGACATTCGATGTCTGATCCTGCGAAGTACAGAACGAAAGAAGAAGTGGAGTGTTACAAAGAACAGGATCCGATTGAACAATGCATTCGCGTGATGAAAGAAAATAACTGGATCGATGATGCCGGAATTGAAAAAATGGAAGCGAAGATCGATGCGATCGTACAGGAGTCGGTGAAGTTTGCAGAGGAATCTCCGTTCCCGGATGCGTCTGAACTTTACAATGATATTTATAAGGAGCCGGATTATCCATTCATTACCGACTAA
- the recG gene encoding ATP-dependent DNA helicase RecG — protein sequence MTSSFSDTPVEYLKGVGPERAKVLKTEFDIHTFGDLLRWYPYRYVDRTKFYSAAEINADLQFVQLRGQILHCEIVGVKNSKRMIAQFTDKTGTVELVWFQGLKWLQGKFIPGKEYIVFGRPSVYKGKINIAHPDVSTPLDVKIGEAGALQPMYSSTERSKLKGVDSKYFMKLMKVLVPMMEGKINETLPASLVSKLKMLNREETLRQIHFPSDAQSLKRTTARIKFEEFLLIQMKLLRVKMLRQENVRGFNFGKVGEQFNIFFSKYLPFPLTNAQKKVIKEIRADLGSGKQMNRLLQGDVGSGKTVVALMCMLIANDNNFQSCLMAPTEILANQHFATLKELLKDMPVNVALLTGNTKQSERKILHTRLRAGDMHILVGTHALIEDEVQFKNLGLVVIDEQHRFGVEQRSKLWKKNSEPPHILVMTATPIPRTLAMTLYGDLDSSVINEMPPGRKPIRTVHYYDAHRLRVFGFLKEEIDKGRQVYMVYPLIEESEKLDYKDLFDGYESISRAFPLPQYRVSIVHGRQKPKDKEHEMQRFVKGETQIMVATTVIEVGVNVPNASVMVIESAERFGLSQLHQLRGRVGRGAEQSFCILMTGNKLSRDTKLRMDTMVRTNDGFEIAEVDLQLRGPGDLDGTMQSGQLGLRLADIAKDADILRHARTSAQEILNDDPKLSKPENKMLLHELQKEYGAGVNWGRIS from the coding sequence GTGACTTCTTCCTTCTCCGATACACCCGTAGAATATTTAAAAGGCGTAGGCCCCGAGCGCGCGAAAGTTCTGAAAACAGAATTCGACATCCACACGTTCGGCGATCTGCTTCGCTGGTACCCGTATCGCTATGTGGACCGCACAAAATTTTATTCCGCTGCCGAGATCAACGCCGATCTTCAGTTTGTACAATTGCGCGGGCAAATTCTTCATTGTGAAATTGTGGGTGTTAAGAATTCGAAACGAATGATTGCTCAATTCACCGATAAAACAGGCACCGTAGAACTCGTGTGGTTCCAGGGATTGAAATGGCTGCAGGGAAAATTTATTCCGGGAAAAGAATACATCGTCTTCGGAAGGCCGTCGGTTTACAAAGGGAAAATAAATATTGCGCACCCTGACGTCTCGACTCCACTCGATGTGAAGATAGGTGAAGCAGGAGCGTTGCAGCCGATGTATTCCTCCACAGAAAGATCGAAGCTGAAAGGTGTGGACTCGAAATATTTCATGAAGCTGATGAAAGTACTCGTGCCCATGATGGAGGGAAAAATAAATGAAACACTTCCTGCATCATTGGTTTCAAAACTGAAAATGCTGAACCGTGAAGAAACGCTCAGACAGATCCATTTTCCTTCAGACGCGCAATCACTCAAACGTACTACTGCAAGAATAAAATTCGAAGAATTCCTGCTCATACAAATGAAATTGCTCCGCGTGAAAATGCTGCGGCAGGAAAATGTAAGAGGATTTAATTTCGGAAAAGTAGGAGAACAGTTCAATATTTTTTTCTCAAAGTATCTTCCGTTTCCATTGACAAACGCGCAGAAAAAAGTGATCAAAGAAATCCGCGCTGATCTCGGAAGCGGAAAACAAATGAATCGTTTGTTGCAAGGTGATGTGGGCAGCGGAAAAACCGTAGTCGCACTCATGTGCATGCTCATTGCAAATGATAATAATTTTCAGTCGTGTCTTATGGCACCGACAGAAATTCTGGCAAACCAGCATTTTGCAACACTGAAAGAATTACTGAAAGACATGCCGGTGAATGTGGCGCTCCTTACGGGTAACACGAAACAATCGGAAAGAAAAATTCTTCACACACGCCTGCGCGCGGGTGATATGCATATACTCGTGGGTACGCACGCGCTCATTGAAGATGAAGTGCAATTTAAAAATCTGGGGCTCGTGGTCATTGACGAACAACATCGTTTCGGTGTAGAGCAGCGTTCTAAGTTGTGGAAGAAAAATTCCGAACCTCCGCATATTCTCGTAATGACTGCCACTCCCATTCCGCGCACACTTGCTATGACGCTTTACGGTGATCTCGATTCTTCCGTGATCAACGAAATGCCGCCGGGAAGAAAACCCATCCGCACTGTTCATTATTACGATGCACATCGTCTTCGTGTTTTTGGTTTTCTCAAAGAAGAAATTGACAAAGGAAGACAAGTTTACATGGTATATCCGCTCATTGAAGAAAGTGAAAAACTCGATTACAAAGATCTCTTCGATGGTTATGAAAGTATTTCGCGCGCGTTCCCGCTCCCGCAGTATCGCGTGAGCATCGTACACGGGCGACAGAAACCGAAAGACAAAGAACACGAGATGCAGCGTTTTGTAAAAGGAGAAACGCAGATTATGGTGGCGACTACAGTGATAGAAGTTGGCGTGAATGTTCCGAATGCATCGGTGATGGTGATCGAGAGCGCCGAACGATTCGGACTTTCGCAGTTGCACCAGTTGCGCGGAAGAGTGGGAAGAGGAGCAGAACAATCTTTCTGCATTCTCATGACGGGAAATAAATTAAGTCGCGATACAAAACTGCGGATGGATACGATGGTGCGTACGAACGACGGATTTGAAATTGCGGAAGTGGATCTTCAGTTGCGCGGCCCCGGTGATCTTGATGGAACCATGCAGAGCGGGCAACTCGGTTTGCGCCTCGCCGACATTGCAAAAGACGCCGACATTCTCCGACACGCGCGCACGTCCGCGCAGGAAATTTTAAATGACGATCCGAAACTTTCCAAACCGGAAAATAAAATGTTGTTGCATGAATTGCAGAAGGAATATGGAGCAGGTGTGAATTGGGGAAGAATTTCTTAG